Proteins from a genomic interval of Pradoshia eiseniae:
- a CDS encoding ADP-ribosylglycohydrolase family protein: protein MLDKIKGGLFGVAIGDALGGTTEFMSEREIKNKYGQLTDIIGGGVWQLSPGEVTDDTAMTLCVAKGIIQYPDDPIPHMGEEFLSWYAQKPKDVGIIISQVLTTYKDNWEEAAKEVHHRLSGKSAGNGSLMRCLPIPLAYSDQKKMEELTIRHSKMTHYDDLASDACLIYNRIASRLLNGDELAVSLREETAGTLYEEALTSEPDCLPDGFVVHTMKWVVHILSNRKTFEEVAVAAANKGHDTDTVAAIACGLKGIETGYGQLPERFKEKILIQEELSQVAADLAEIRRNRQ, encoded by the coding sequence ATGCTTGATAAAATTAAAGGCGGTTTATTCGGTGTTGCGATTGGAGATGCTCTGGGCGGAACAACTGAATTTATGTCCGAACGGGAAATCAAGAATAAATATGGACAGTTAACGGATATCATTGGAGGCGGGGTATGGCAGTTAAGTCCAGGCGAGGTAACCGATGACACGGCCATGACCTTATGTGTCGCGAAAGGAATCATTCAATACCCAGATGATCCAATTCCGCACATGGGGGAGGAATTCTTGAGCTGGTACGCTCAAAAGCCAAAGGATGTCGGCATTATCATCAGTCAGGTATTGACTACGTATAAGGATAATTGGGAGGAAGCGGCTAAGGAGGTTCATCATCGTTTGAGCGGAAAGAGCGCTGGAAATGGCTCATTAATGAGATGCTTACCTATTCCGCTTGCATACTCAGACCAAAAGAAAATGGAGGAACTGACGATTCGTCACTCCAAGATGACACATTATGATGATTTAGCCTCTGACGCTTGCTTGATCTATAACCGGATCGCCTCTCGTTTATTAAATGGGGATGAATTAGCCGTATCTCTCCGTGAAGAAACAGCGGGCACGCTTTATGAGGAGGCGCTCACAAGTGAGCCGGATTGCCTGCCAGACGGGTTTGTGGTACATACGATGAAATGGGTCGTACATATCCTGTCCAATAGGAAGACCTTTGAAGAGGTGGCAGTTGCTGCAGCCAATAAGGGACATGATACAGATACGGTCGCAGCGATTGCCTGCGGGCTTAAAGGGATTGAAACAGGCTATGGTCAGCTGCCTGAGCGATTTAAGGAAAAAATCCTTATTCAAGAGGAATTAAGCCAAGTGGCAGCCGACCTTGCTGAAATTCGCAGAAACAGACAATAA